GGCAATCAAGCCTGTGATCGAGCGGGCGCTCTCGCTGATGCGCGAGCAAATGCGGCTAAGGCAGATCGAGGTCGTGCTTGCGCTCGGACCAGAGGATCCTGTGGTGATCGGCAACGCCATCCAACTGGAGCAAGTTTTCATTAACCTGCTGACCAATGCGCGCGACGCGCTGGTGAACGCATCACGCAAAAACATTTCGATCACGTCAACACTGCGACAAGACATCTTCACGCTGGAAGTCCGCGATACCGGAGCCGGGATTCCACCAGGGCTTGAGCAGCGCATCTTCGACCCATTCTTTACCACCAAGGATGTGGGGGCCGGGACTGGATTGGGCCTTTCGATCACCTACGGTATTATACAAGAGCATGGAGGAACAATTTGGGTTGAAAGCCAGTCAGGCGAAGGGGCCACATTTTTCGTCCAACTCCCGTTGGCGCAACCCAATGTGGAAGGAGGCGAGGATTTCGTATGAGCTTAATACAGATTCTCATTGTTGATGATGATTCTGCTCTCTTGCAGGCGCTGCCAGAAGCATTACATCTGCGTATGGAAGGTCTGAAGATTGATACGGTTGAATCAGCCGTTTCAGCACTTGAGGCGATTGCCACCACTGATTACGACGCTGTTATCACGGATATTAAAATGCCAGGAATGGATGGGCTGGCACTGCTCAGCAAAATCAAGGAACTGCGCCCGGCGACGCCTACTCTGTTGATTACCGGGCATGGTGAACACGAGTTAACGGTACAAGCTCTGCGTGGCGGCGCCTATGACTTTATTCAGAAGCCTATCGAACGCGATTACCTTGCAGCGTCGTTGAAACGCGCCATTGAGGCGCGTCAACTGAGCCGCCAGGTGCAGGAGCAGCGCCTGGCTTTGGAGCAACATGCTGCTCTGTTAGAGCAGACCGTGCAGGAACGGACGCGTGAACTCCTGGAGGCCAACCAGGCAAAAGAAGAGTTTATGAGCATCGCTTCGCATGAACTGCACACGCCGCTCACCTCGATGAAGCTGCTGACCCAACTGACTCAGCGCCAGCTTGAGCGGGCTGGTCTCCCGATGGCGTCACATATGGCGCGCATGGGGCGCGCTATCGCGCGAATGGAGCAGTTGATTAACGACTTGCTGGATGTCTCTCGTATCGAGGCAGGCAAGCTGACGATGCGTCTGGAGCCAAGCTCTCTCGCAGCCCTCTGCCAGCAAGCTGTAGAGGAGCAGATGATAGCAACCAATCGTGCTATCACTTTTTCTGCCCCAGAGGGATCTCTGGAGGTAGAGGTGGATGTTGATCGCATGAGCCAGGTTATCTCGAATTTGCTCTCCAATGCGCTGAAATATTCGCCAGCGACAGCGCCAGTCTTCTTGACTTTAGAGCAAACTGGGGATATGGTTATCCTCTGTGTGCGTGACGAAGGCATTGGCATTCCAGCCGACGCGCTTCCGCATATCTTTGATCGCTTCTATCGAGCGCCAGGCATCGAGGTGCAGAGCGGCTCAGGGGTTGGGTTGGGGCTGGGCCTGCATATCTGCCGTGAGATAGTGGAGCAGCATGGCGGCCAGATCTGGGCTGAGAGCGCCAGTGGGAGCGGCAGCGCCTTCTATGTTGCGCTGCCAGTAGCTGGCCCGTCGAGTGATCCGCTCAACCAGAGTTTTCAGAGCGTGGGAAGCAGCGAGGCGACCAACAGCAAAGCCACTGGAAGAGATTGAGGAAGTGATCTTGATCCAATCGGCTGATCAAAGGCGCATATCTCCTATAGAGCGTGGACGACGCCCAATGTCATGGCGATAATGCTTGCCAGAGAAATTGATACGCTCGGCGGCAGCGTAGGCCCGCCTGCGTGCAGACTCCAGGTCTGGCCCCAGTCCGACAACGTTGAGTACCCGACCGCCTCCAGTCGCCAACTGCCCCTCCACTTCCCGCGTGCCAGCATGAAAGACGAACGTTTCTGCTGGCAAGGTCGCCGGGCAGGTGATTGGGTGGCCGGTGATGTAATTGCCGGGATAGCCCTCTGACGCCAGCACCACGCTCACCGCTGCGCCCGGATCGTTTATCAGGCTTACGCGATCAAGCGATCCATCAGCCACAGCCA
Above is a genomic segment from Ktedonobacterales bacterium containing:
- a CDS encoding hybrid sensor histidine kinase/response regulator; translation: MSLIQILIVDDDSALLQALPEALHLRMEGLKIDTVESAVSALEAIATTDYDAVITDIKMPGMDGLALLSKIKELRPATPTLLITGHGEHELTVQALRGGAYDFIQKPIERDYLAASLKRAIEARQLSRQVQEQRLALEQHAALLEQTVQERTRELLEANQAKEEFMSIASHELHTPLTSMKLLTQLTQRQLERAGLPMASHMARMGRAIARMEQLINDLLDVSRIEAGKLTMRLEPSSLAALCQQAVEEQMIATNRAITFSAPEGSLEVEVDVDRMSQVISNLLSNALKYSPATAPVFLTLEQTGDMVILCVRDEGIGIPADALPHIFDRFYRAPGIEVQSGSGVGLGLGLHICREIVEQHGGQIWAESASGSGSAFYVALPVAGPSSDPLNQSFQSVGSSEATNSKATGRD